A section of the Euwallacea fornicatus isolate EFF26 chromosome 12, ASM4011564v1, whole genome shotgun sequence genome encodes:
- the LOC136342337 gene encoding probable 4-methylmuconolactone transporter, protein MILDLRKKLAFIYPTYVLAILSIGYVLGELGHYLIGVTSKAIATDLHYGDIACQLNSSEHYLSELPVICSAANDSASCASLDLDGQRYCEWTYNGLGLDYQILAGPSFIAVFTVGGVIMGFLADKYNRVKMLGLSTMVFAIAIILSGGVSEYWHLVILRMIMAAGESACNPLSTGILSDIFPEEKRALVMSIFNWGIYGGYGIAFPVGRYIPKLNAWDLGWRACYYGAGIIAVILALLTLFTLKEPERQSIGEDAATQGNPDAKKITIWTVMKEPRIMMLCLAASIRHCGGMCFAYNCDLYFQAYFPDYDLGWWLFAVTIGIGSIGVVAGGVVSDKFVGKMGVRSRVVILAISQIVATPFAFGSVYFEPVGAMVTLGISYFFAEMWFGILFAILVEIVPLHVRSTTVGIFLFVMNNIGGNLPIAVEPVSKSIGYRESLFIFYVAFYLISSMMFLLTVFLMPGNTQPSGSVENTKEFSGVDNRTFTYEEGHLPTITSLVKNTKRTETESSRL, encoded by the exons ATGATTCTGGACTTACGCAAAAAACTAGCCTTTATCTACCCCACCTACGTACTGGCTATATTGTCCATTGGGTATGTGCTGGGAGAACTAGGACATTACTTGATCGGAGTTACCAGTAAAGCCATAGCTACAGACTTACACTATG GTGATATAGCATGCCAACTCAACAGCAGTGAACACTACCTCAGTGAATTACCAGTGATCTGCTCCGCAGCTAATGATTCAGCTAGTTGTGCTTCATTGGACCTAGATGGACAACGATATTGCGAGTGGACCTATAATGGATTGGGTCTAGACTATCAAATCCTAGCAGGGCCTAGCTTTATTGCGGTGTTCACTGTAGGCGGAGTTATTATGGGCTTCTTAGCTGATAAATATAACAG AGTAAAAATGTTAGGCTTAAGCACCATGGTATTCGCAATTGCCATTATTCTCAGCGGAGGTGTATCTGAGTACTGGCATCTAGTCATTTTGAGAATGATTATGGCTGCTGGAGAATCTGCATGCAACCCTCTAAGTACCGGGATACTCTCGGATATATTtccagaagaaaaaagagCGTTGGTGATGTCCATATTCAACTGGGGAATATACGGGGGTTATG GAATCGCTTTCCCTGTGGGCAGATACATCCCCAAACTGAATGCGTGGGATTTAGGCTGGAGAGCGTGTTATTATGGGGCTGGAATAATTGCAGTAATATTAGCTCTTCTTactttatttacattaaaagaACCCGAGAGGCAGTCTATCGGTGAAGATGCTGCAACTCAAGGAAATCCCGATGCTAAAAAGATAACAATTtg GACCGTTATGAAAGAACCCCGCATCATGATGCTATGCCTAGCTGCTTCCATCAGACATTGTGGAGGGATGTGTTTTGCCTACAACTGTGATTTATATTTCCAAGCATATTTCCCTGACTATGATTtag GCTGGTGGTTGTTTGCCGTCACCATAGGCATAGGCAGTATTGGGGTTGTAGCCGGAGGTGTGGTGTCAGACAAATTCGTAGGCAAAATGGGAGTTAGATCCCGAGTAGTCATTTTAGCTATAAGTCAAATCGTCGCCACCCCATTTGCTTTTGGCAGCGTATATTTCGAGCCTGTTGGCGCCATGGTCACCTTAGGAATTTCTTACTTCTTTG CTGAAATGTGGTTTGGCATTCTTTTCGCCATTCTGGTGGAGATTGTTCCCTTACATGTAAGGTCCACCACAGTAGGCATATTCCTCTTTGTGATGAACAATATTGGAGGAAATCTCCCCATAGCTGTAGAACCAGTATCCAAGTCAATAGGATATAGGGAGagcttgtttattttttacgtgGCATTTTATCTCATAA GTTCCATGATGTTCCTCCTCACAGTTTTTCTGATGCCTGGAAATACTCAACCATCAGGTTCAGTTGAAAATACCAAGGAATTTTCTGGGGTTGATAACAGGACATTTACGTATGAAGAAGGTCATTTGCCAACTATAACTTCCCTTGTAAAGAATACCAAAAGGACTGAGACTGAAAGTAGTAGATTGTAG
- the LOC136342361 gene encoding protein LSM12 homolog B-like, which yields MAAVSDIFTVGSIVWCRTCYNAEIEGEVMAFDPQNKTLVLKCAATNGNPKLNDVQFINLSLVSELQVKKEGNCFYDAPQSLNLHRLNTRVRNQVEEKRRMFQAIAANVSPEGQTLFIALSKTIQEVRWRNSDIIIWNQEVVISPPYGLANVKGNTNSTELRYILKLVEKHLQDLSLSPQSSAVPQSTQPS from the exons ATGGCTGCcgtttctgatatttttaCTGTGGGAAGTATTGTTTGGTGCAGAACTTGCTACAATGCAGAAATTGAGGGAGAAGTTATGGCTTTCGATCCACAGAACAAGACTCTAGTGTTGA AATGTGCTGCCACTAATGGCAATCCAAAATTAAATgatgtgcagtttatcaatCTGTCACTGGTTAGTGAACTGCAGGTGAAAAAAGAGGGAAATTGCTTTTATGATGCACCCCAAAGTCTCAATCTACACAGA TTGAACACACGAGTTAGGAACCAAGTGGAGGAAAAAAGACGAATGTTTCAAGCAATAGCAGCCAATGTTTCTCCTGAAGGACAGACTCTCTTCATAGCCCTTTCCAAAACTATTCAAGAAGTCAGATGGAGAAATTCGGACATTATTATATGGAACCAAGAG gTTGTTATAAGTCCCCCTTATGGATTGGCAAATGTCAAAGGCAACACGAACAGTACTGAGCTAAGATACATATTAAAACTA gtaGAAAAACATCTGCAAGATCTATCTCTAAGTCCCCAAAGCAGTGCAGTGCCACAGAGCACCCAACCCTCTTAA
- the P5CDh1 gene encoding delta-1-pyrroline-5-carboxylate dehydrogenase, mitochondrial: MLSLCKQGFSQCMQRTAVRCLGSVVPEVKLEDFVAKNEPVLEYLKGSSERVELEKALKETASNVEDVPIVIGDKEIRTKDVRYQVMPHNHKKKIAKFYYADTKVVNQAIEVATETQKKWDRTPFSERLRIWEKAASLMAGKYRAKLNAATMLGQAKTVIQAEIDSAAELIDFFRLNAYFVKEATKYQPISENPKVTKNSMRYRGIDGFVAAVSPFNFTAIGGNLAYTPALMGNSVLWKPSDTALLSNWVTFKICLEAGVPPGVVNFVPADGPIFGDAITSSPVLAGINFTGSVPTFARLWKQVGQNIPIYKNFPRLIGECGGKNYHFIHPTADVDSVVNGTIRSAFEFCGQKCSACSRMYVPESLWPKVKEGLLAKRSQLKIGDPTDYASFTSAVIDDKAFKRISSYIEHAKSSPNLEIIGGGKYDDSTGYFIEPTIVQSKDPKDKIMKEEIFGPILSIYVYPDSQVKQTLDLIGSTTEFALTGAVFAKDEAFLRSAIEDLKMTAGNFYVNDKSTGSVVGQQPFGGARMSGTNDKAGGPHYALRWGNPQSVKETFVPLSEIEYPYMRQ; the protein is encoded by the exons ATGTTATCTTTGTGTAAACAAGGTTTCTCCCAATGTATGCAAAG AACTGCAGTGCGATGTTTAGGCTCAGTAGTGCCAGAAGTAAAATTGGAGGATTTTGTTGCGAAAAACGAACCAGTCCTAGAGTATCTCAAGGGCTCATCTGAACGCGTTGAGTTAGAAAAGGCCCTCAAAGAAACGGCAAGCAACGTTGAGGATGTTCCTATTGTTATTGGAGATAAGGAGATTAGGACAAAGGATGTTCGATATCAG GTCATGCCCCACAaccacaaaaagaaaattgccaAATTCTACTATGCCGACACGAAAGTTGTCAATCAAGCTATAGAAGTGGCTACGGAAACTCAAAAGAAGTGGGACAGGACTCCGTTTTCTGAAAG GCTAAGAATATGGGAGAAAGCCGCCAGTTTGATGGCAGGGAAATATCGAGCCAAACTCAACGCTGCCACAATGTTAGGTCAAGCAAAGACGGTTATTCAGGCAGAAATCGATTCGGCAGCCGAACTGATAGATTTCTTTAG ATtaaatgcttattttgtcaaagaGGCCACAAAGTATCAACCGATTTCCGAAAACCCGAAAGTCACAAAGAACTCCATGAGATATAGAGGTATCGATGGATTTGTGGCCGCCGTTTCTCCCTTCAACTTTACAGCTATTGGTGGGAATTTGGCGTATACACCTGCATTAATG GGTAACTCCGTCTTATGGAAACCTAGCGATACTGCCTTATTGTCAAATTGGGTAACCTTCAAAATCTGTCTCGAGGCCGGCGTTCCTCCAGGAGTGGTTAACTTCGTTCCTGCGGATGGTCCAATATTCGGTGACGCCATTACTTCCTCGCCCGTTTTGGCAGGAATTAACTTTACAGGAAGCGTACC GACATTTGCACGTTTATGGAAACAAGTAGGCCAAAACATCCCAATTTACAAGAACTTCCCAAGATTGATTGGGGAATGTGGAGGCAAGAACTATCACTTCATACATCCAACTGCTGATGTGGATTCGGTGGTGAACGGTACCATTAGGAGTGCATTTGAGTTTTGTGGACAGAAGTGCAGCGCATGCAGTAGGATGTATGTTCCGGAATCTTTATGGCCTAAG GTGAAAGAAGGTTTATTAGCCAAACGCTCTCAATTGAAAATTGGCGATCCCACTGATTATGCGAGTTTTACTTCGGCTGTAATAGACGACAAAGCCTTTAAGCGAATCTCGAGTTACATTGAACACGCTAAAAGTTCTCcgaatttggaaattattgGGGGAGGAAAATATGATGATAG TACTGGTTACTTCATCGAACCGACCATCGTTCAGTCCAAAGACCCTAAAGACAAAATCATGAAGGAGGAAATCTTCGGCCCCATTCTATCAATTTACGTCTATCCAGACAGCCAAGTTAAGCAAACTCTGGATTTAATAGGCAGCACAACGGAATTCGCCTTAACTGGAGCCGTGTTCGCCAAAGACGA AGCATTCCTTCGCAGTGCgattgaagacttaaaaatgACTGCCGGTAATTTCTATGTTAACGATAAGTCTACTGGCAGTGTAGTTGGCCAACAGCCCTTTGGTGGTGCTAGAATGTCAG GCACCAATGATAAAGCTGGAGGCCCTCACTATGCCCTCAGATGGGGAAACCCACAATCCGTGAAGGAAACCTTCGTACCTCTGTCCGAAATAGAATATCCTTACATGAGACAATAA
- the LOC136342371 gene encoding CUE domain-containing protein 2 isoform X2, which produces MFGWVLFGLGLSGFELVLLSFSIDFQRNLLQFVNKKVREKGIFVSGLFDSQLLLACVAKGTQIRMSTKMIADQESTIKDSLFEFVRYHISDADLTLIDDIVLSYVIAFLEDVGSDSQFDVDGFCEMMEAYFPKFGTINQSLVCQWMFDLEEKLRKNEGGAEVKSSGLEIILPEVVSNKPKPRSHSNSESVETPKRVHKLSEMSDGGSTDSSCCDFPDEMDILQEMFPSVCAIEVKQCLAIAAGDIERATQILIDRQENGQCLSQNTTLTMQVAKQTIDDAELKNRIIERYSYIDKDTLNKLENIVSPPLILNRNIVLWHPKWNPRNWSVTAIIKS; this is translated from the exons ATGTTTGGTTGGGTTTTGTTTGGTTTAGGTCTGAGTGGTTTTGAACTGGTTTTGCTCAGCTTCAGTAttgattttcaaagaaatttgctACAATTTGTGAATAAAAAAGTACGGGAAAAGGGCATTTTCGTCTCAGGATTATTCGACAGTCAACTTTTGCTTGCTTGCGTTGCCAAAgg CACACAAATTAGAATGTCAACAAAGATGATTGCGGACCAAGAATCAACCATTAAAGACTCTCTATTTGAGTTTGTCAGGTATCACATTTCGGATGCTGACCTCACACTTATCGACGACATCGTCCTGTCTTATGTTATCGCTTTCTTAGAAGATGTGGGCTCAGATTCTCAATTTGATGTTGATG GCTTTTGTGAAATGATGGAAGCCTACTTCCctaaatttggaacaattaATCAGAGCCTCGTGTGTCAGTGGATGTTTGATTTAGAAGAAAAGTTAAGAAAGAATGAAGGTGGTGCTGAAGTAAAAAGCTCTGGCCTGGAAATCATCCTGCCTGAGGTGGTTTCAAATAAACCTAAGCCCAG ATCTCATAGCAATTCTGAGAGTGTGGAAACGCCCAAACGCGTCCATAAACTGTCTGAAATGAGTGATGGGGGATCTACGGACAGTTCCTGTTGCGATTTCCCTGATGAAATGGATATTCTACAAGAAATGTTTCCTTCAGTGTGTGCCATAGAG GTGAAGCAGTGCTTGGCTATTGCTGCTGGCGACATAGAACGAGCTACCCAAATTTTAATCGACCGTCAGGAGAATGGGCAGTGCTTGAGCCAAAATACCACTCTAACCATGCAGGTTGCTAAGCAGACCATTGATGATGCCGAATTAAAGAATAGGATCATCGAAAGGTATTCTTATATTGATAAGGATACCTTGAATAAG TTAGAAAACATCGTTTCTCCACCTCTCATTTTAAACAGGAATATCGTCCTGTGGCACCCAAAGTGGAACCCAAGAAATTGGTCCGTTACCGCGATAATAAAATCGTGA
- the LOC136342371 gene encoding CUE domain-containing protein 2-A isoform X1, translated as MFGWVLFGLGLSGFELVLLSFSIDFQRNLLQFVNKKVREKGIFVSGLFDSQLLLACVAKGTQIRMSTKMIADQESTIKDSLFEFVRYHISDADLTLIDDIVLSYVIAFLEDVGSDSQFDVDGFCEMMEAYFPKFGTINQSLVCQWMFDLEEKLRKNEGGAEVKSSGLEIILPEVVSNKPKPRSHSNSESVETPKRVHKLSEMSDGGSTDSSCCDFPDEMDILQEMFPSVCAIEVKQCLAIAAGDIERATQILIDRQENGQCLSQNTTLTMQVAKQTIDDAELKNRIIERYSYIDKDTLNKEYRPVAPKVEPKKLVRYRDNKIVSLKGERYTEVKKGDDVEDISLKKNKKSQAHTP; from the exons ATGTTTGGTTGGGTTTTGTTTGGTTTAGGTCTGAGTGGTTTTGAACTGGTTTTGCTCAGCTTCAGTAttgattttcaaagaaatttgctACAATTTGTGAATAAAAAAGTACGGGAAAAGGGCATTTTCGTCTCAGGATTATTCGACAGTCAACTTTTGCTTGCTTGCGTTGCCAAAgg CACACAAATTAGAATGTCAACAAAGATGATTGCGGACCAAGAATCAACCATTAAAGACTCTCTATTTGAGTTTGTCAGGTATCACATTTCGGATGCTGACCTCACACTTATCGACGACATCGTCCTGTCTTATGTTATCGCTTTCTTAGAAGATGTGGGCTCAGATTCTCAATTTGATGTTGATG GCTTTTGTGAAATGATGGAAGCCTACTTCCctaaatttggaacaattaATCAGAGCCTCGTGTGTCAGTGGATGTTTGATTTAGAAGAAAAGTTAAGAAAGAATGAAGGTGGTGCTGAAGTAAAAAGCTCTGGCCTGGAAATCATCCTGCCTGAGGTGGTTTCAAATAAACCTAAGCCCAG ATCTCATAGCAATTCTGAGAGTGTGGAAACGCCCAAACGCGTCCATAAACTGTCTGAAATGAGTGATGGGGGATCTACGGACAGTTCCTGTTGCGATTTCCCTGATGAAATGGATATTCTACAAGAAATGTTTCCTTCAGTGTGTGCCATAGAG GTGAAGCAGTGCTTGGCTATTGCTGCTGGCGACATAGAACGAGCTACCCAAATTTTAATCGACCGTCAGGAGAATGGGCAGTGCTTGAGCCAAAATACCACTCTAACCATGCAGGTTGCTAAGCAGACCATTGATGATGCCGAATTAAAGAATAGGATCATCGAAAGGTATTCTTATATTGATAAGGATACCTTGAATAAG GAATATCGTCCTGTGGCACCCAAAGTGGAACCCAAGAAATTGGTCCGTTACCGCGATAATAAAATCGTGAGCCTCAAAGGCGAGCGTTACACCGAGGTAAAAAAAGGTGACGACGTTGAGGACATCTCcctaaagaaaaacaaaaagagcCAAGCGCACACCCCGTAA